The Agarilytica rhodophyticola genome has a window encoding:
- a CDS encoding flagellin produces the protein MPLVINTNVASLNAQRQLVQSGNDMAQAMERLASGRRINTARDDAAGLAISNRQTSQIRGLDQAIRNANDGVSLIQTAEGALDEVTNILQRMRELAIQSANGIYSDTDRATLDAEAQQLKAEIDRIADSTSFNGQALLDGSLGNVTLQVGSESNQTIDLEIPGFASASLGSSSGDIVGDEVANGLADLTALTGGDELQINDVVISAITTANATTINEAIAIINSDLDGKGAEVSTLISYESNAAGNGVLIPGTSNLVLTLTDGDGQAQTYTITGTNSMNELVAKINSDTIIGAQVNEIGRLILSAPDGTSIRVQDGSTGQAATGAASNDETENFRLVITDTSTDNNGVKIEATTAITAGELDNLGVNANDDDGNLLSATVTAGTATTLNNLNPGDLIINGIEIGAIQASTSATAAVDNVIEAINILSTQTGVVAFEAEGGSGAIIGLRSTNEDAISIRYGDGATAADVQNITGFQEQNSAAGSGSVSGIKIDTAAGAQNAIDIIDVALEQINSTRSDLGAVNNRLDFTVSNLANVSERTSAARSRIVDADFAAETSMLSRAQVLQQASQAMLAQANAQPQQVLQLLQG, from the coding sequence ATGCCTTTAGTCATTAACACTAATGTTGCTTCGCTCAATGCTCAACGGCAACTCGTTCAGTCCGGCAATGATATGGCTCAGGCTATGGAACGTTTAGCTTCCGGTAGACGAATCAATACCGCCAGAGATGACGCGGCAGGCTTGGCGATTTCGAATCGACAAACGTCACAAATACGTGGTTTGGATCAGGCTATTCGAAACGCAAATGACGGCGTGTCACTGATTCAGACTGCTGAAGGTGCGTTGGATGAGGTAACGAATATTTTACAACGTATGCGTGAACTTGCCATTCAATCCGCCAACGGAATCTACTCTGATACAGATAGAGCGACATTAGATGCTGAAGCGCAGCAGCTAAAAGCTGAAATAGATCGTATTGCCGATTCCACCTCTTTTAATGGTCAGGCACTACTCGATGGCAGCTTGGGTAATGTAACCTTGCAGGTGGGTTCTGAGTCGAATCAAACTATTGACCTTGAGATCCCAGGCTTTGCTTCTGCCTCACTAGGGTCGAGTTCTGGCGATATTGTTGGCGATGAAGTCGCAAATGGTTTAGCTGATCTTACTGCGTTAACCGGCGGTGATGAGTTGCAAATTAATGATGTGGTTATCAGTGCAATTACTACTGCCAATGCGACCACAATCAACGAAGCCATTGCAATTATCAACTCCGATTTGGACGGTAAAGGTGCTGAAGTTTCAACATTAATTTCTTATGAATCTAATGCGGCTGGAAATGGTGTATTAATTCCGGGCACCTCAAATTTAGTGCTCACTTTGACAGATGGTGATGGTCAAGCTCAAACGTATACTATTACCGGCACCAACAGTATGAATGAGTTAGTGGCAAAAATTAATTCGGATACTATCATCGGGGCTCAAGTCAATGAAATTGGGCGTCTTATATTAAGCGCGCCAGATGGCACCAGTATTCGAGTGCAAGATGGTTCTACAGGGCAAGCCGCTACAGGTGCAGCGAGTAATGATGAAACTGAGAACTTTCGCTTAGTCATTACCGACACCAGTACCGATAATAATGGTGTAAAAATAGAGGCTACCACCGCTATTACTGCAGGGGAGTTGGATAATCTTGGGGTCAACGCCAATGATGACGATGGTAATTTATTAAGTGCCACCGTAACCGCTGGTACGGCAACAACACTGAACAATCTTAATCCCGGTGACTTAATTATTAATGGCATTGAAATAGGCGCTATTCAAGCATCTACTTCGGCAACGGCAGCGGTAGATAATGTTATTGAAGCGATTAATATCTTGTCCACTCAAACAGGGGTGGTTGCGTTTGAAGCTGAAGGTGGTTCGGGCGCTATTATCGGCCTACGTTCAACCAATGAGGATGCTATCTCGATTCGTTACGGTGATGGTGCAACTGCAGCCGATGTGCAAAATATCACGGGTTTTCAAGAACAAAACTCCGCTGCTGGTAGTGGCTCAGTCTCAGGTATCAAAATTGATACGGCCGCAGGAGCGCAAAACGCGATTGATATCATTGATGTCGCACTGGAGCAAATTAATTCAACACGCTCTGATTTGGGTGCTGTTAATAACCGCTTAGATTTTACTGTTTCCAACCTCGCCAACGTATCAGAAAGAACTTCAGCAGCACGTTCGCGA